A window from Vanessa atalanta chromosome 16, ilVanAtal1.2, whole genome shotgun sequence encodes these proteins:
- the LOC125069887 gene encoding uncharacterized protein LOC125069887 isoform X2 translates to MRRMYGEERHIAVLKAELENFIDDDDDDRGNDFSEDLIKTKMLYTKKTQGRAMKDKPHFRPIQSNEKQKKVDNDTLKVKPLDSLNSTSKNKDNQNDTNNEASNDDKGISYKTKLESIANIEINNLDPDVITLEAVIKQSIEANSIYTNFSGTSKSEILSSEIKNNTDRNTIATTTEIIVNTTESNDEQYDDITTETGKDGWKSNADASTLPPTLLFSEHEKVKIDRIDTKENEKKEEFHPKPVVHQETMRPSVIKLRGANACETKEEMAAPFWANSTRGEMLALLNMYPFEQYIHLETCVHKHKQMYCREGCRCEQQFRLHRLLAYDPRNECRGIFADWFKFPACCVCKCYDVPLEFRARSPRILHPQYDEEVKRLIYEDVARDWYTMSYEDPDELY, encoded by the exons ATGAGAAGAATGTATGGAGAGGAACGCCACATCGCTGTACTTAAAGCTGAATTAGAAAATTTCATTGACGATGACGACGATGACAGAGGCAATGATTTTTCAGAAgatcttataaaaacaaaaatgttgtaCACAAAGAAAACCCAAGGACGTGCCATGAAAGACAAACCACATTTTAGACCAATTCAATCAaatgagaaacaaaaaaaagttgataACGATACCTTGAAAGTGAAGCCTTTAGACTCATTGAATAGTACCAGTAAAAACAAAGATAACCAAAATGATACAAATAATGAAGCGTCAAACGACGACAAAGGTATATCGTACAAAACTAAGCTCGAAAGTATagcaaatattgaaataaataatttagatccAGACGTAATTACTCTAGAAGCAGTCATAAAACAAAGTATTGAGGCAAACAGTATATACACAAATTTCTCTGGTACGTCGAAGAGTGAAATACTGTCTTCTGAAATTAAGAATAACACAGATCGAAACACAATTGCTACAACAACAGAAATCATAGTGAATACCACAGAAAGTAATGATGAACAATACGATGACATAACAACAGAAACGGGTAAGGATGGGTGGAAGAGCAACGCTGATGCTTCGACTTTACCTCCAACGTTACTGTTTTCTGAACATGAAAAGGTTAAAATCGATCGTATTGATACGaaagaaaatgagaaaaaaGAAGAATTTCATCCAAAACCAGTCGTACATCAGGAAACAATGCGTCCATCTGTCATAAAGCTACGAGGAGC AAACGCATGCGAAACCAAGGAAGAGATGGCAGCTCCTTTCTGGGCGAACAGCACGCGCGGGGAGATGCTAGCTCTCCTCAACATGTATCCTTTCGAGCAGTACATACACCTGGAGACGTGCGTGCACAAGCATAAACAAATGTACTGCAGGGAAGGTTGCAG ATGTGAACAGCAGTTCCGTCTCCATCGCTTGCTGGCTTACGACCCACGTAACGAATGTCGCGGCATCTTCGCGGACTGGTTCAAATTCCCAGCGTGTTGTGTGTGCAAGTGCTATGACGTACCTCTTGAGTTCCGCGCTCGATCACCAAGAATCCTGCACCCTCAGTACGACGAAGAAGTTAAAAGACTGATCTATGAGGATGTGGCGAGAGACTGGTACACCATGTCCTATGAGGACCCCGATGagttatattga
- the LOC125069887 gene encoding protein spaetzle 4 isoform X1: MRLAIAFLFVVTWTAAHGYDYASACARPYRSKRAKPVPDVPCDLSKQSYCTTPGNSYPWHAIRRFIRENQGLMRRMYGEERHIAVLKAELENFIDDDDDDRGNDFSEDLIKTKMLYTKKTQGRAMKDKPHFRPIQSNEKQKKVDNDTLKVKPLDSLNSTSKNKDNQNDTNNEASNDDKGISYKTKLESIANIEINNLDPDVITLEAVIKQSIEANSIYTNFSGTSKSEILSSEIKNNTDRNTIATTTEIIVNTTESNDEQYDDITTETGKDGWKSNADASTLPPTLLFSEHEKVKIDRIDTKENEKKEEFHPKPVVHQETMRPSVIKLRGANACETKEEMAAPFWANSTRGEMLALLNMYPFEQYIHLETCVHKHKQMYCREGCRCEQQFRLHRLLAYDPRNECRGIFADWFKFPACCVCKCYDVPLEFRARSPRILHPQYDEEVKRLIYEDVARDWYTMSYEDPDELY, translated from the exons ATGCGTCTCGCGATCGCCTTTCTGTTTGTG GTGACATGGACAGCAGCTCATGGCTACGACTACGCCTCGGCGTGTGCGCGGCCCTACCGCTCCAAACGCGCTAAACCTGTACCCGACGTACCGTGTGATCTGAGCAAGCAAAGCTACTGCACTACACCCGGCAATAGCTACCCTTGGCATGCGATACGACGATTCATTCGAGAGAATCAG GGTCTAATGAGAAGAATGTATGGAGAGGAACGCCACATCGCTGTACTTAAAGCTGAATTAGAAAATTTCATTGACGATGACGACGATGACAGAGGCAATGATTTTTCAGAAgatcttataaaaacaaaaatgttgtaCACAAAGAAAACCCAAGGACGTGCCATGAAAGACAAACCACATTTTAGACCAATTCAATCAaatgagaaacaaaaaaaagttgataACGATACCTTGAAAGTGAAGCCTTTAGACTCATTGAATAGTACCAGTAAAAACAAAGATAACCAAAATGATACAAATAATGAAGCGTCAAACGACGACAAAGGTATATCGTACAAAACTAAGCTCGAAAGTATagcaaatattgaaataaataatttagatccAGACGTAATTACTCTAGAAGCAGTCATAAAACAAAGTATTGAGGCAAACAGTATATACACAAATTTCTCTGGTACGTCGAAGAGTGAAATACTGTCTTCTGAAATTAAGAATAACACAGATCGAAACACAATTGCTACAACAACAGAAATCATAGTGAATACCACAGAAAGTAATGATGAACAATACGATGACATAACAACAGAAACGGGTAAGGATGGGTGGAAGAGCAACGCTGATGCTTCGACTTTACCTCCAACGTTACTGTTTTCTGAACATGAAAAGGTTAAAATCGATCGTATTGATACGaaagaaaatgagaaaaaaGAAGAATTTCATCCAAAACCAGTCGTACATCAGGAAACAATGCGTCCATCTGTCATAAAGCTACGAGGAGC AAACGCATGCGAAACCAAGGAAGAGATGGCAGCTCCTTTCTGGGCGAACAGCACGCGCGGGGAGATGCTAGCTCTCCTCAACATGTATCCTTTCGAGCAGTACATACACCTGGAGACGTGCGTGCACAAGCATAAACAAATGTACTGCAGGGAAGGTTGCAG ATGTGAACAGCAGTTCCGTCTCCATCGCTTGCTGGCTTACGACCCACGTAACGAATGTCGCGGCATCTTCGCGGACTGGTTCAAATTCCCAGCGTGTTGTGTGTGCAAGTGCTATGACGTACCTCTTGAGTTCCGCGCTCGATCACCAAGAATCCTGCACCCTCAGTACGACGAAGAAGTTAAAAGACTGATCTATGAGGATGTGGCGAGAGACTGGTACACCATGTCCTATGAGGACCCCGATGagttatattga